In the genome of Segatella copri, one region contains:
- the mltG gene encoding endolytic transglycosylase MltG has translation MKKKSVSKLYLYGAIGCVAAIACIGYLYCFSAFSKSSETKYVYIDTDDNIDSVYNKVEPFAKSIPMQALRTLTHHSGYADHIRTGRYAIHPGDGAFKVWRHLKNGLQEPMNLTVPSVRTIDKLSAELSKKLMLDSLEIRKALTDEATCEKYGYDTATIACMFIPNTYDIYWNVSVSKLLDRMKKESDKFWNFERTQKAKAMKLTPVEVITLASIVDEETANNAEKPMIAGMYYNRLMLRNAEYPEGMPLQADPTIKFAWKQFGLKRIYNNLLSIKSPYNTYKNPGLPPGPIRIPSVAGIDAVLNHVKHEYIYMCAKEDFSGTHNFARTYQEHLQNAAKYTKALNERGIK, from the coding sequence ATGAAGAAAAAGTCAGTTTCTAAGTTGTATCTCTATGGGGCCATCGGCTGCGTGGCGGCGATTGCCTGCATAGGTTATCTCTACTGCTTCTCGGCGTTCTCGAAAAGCAGCGAAACCAAGTATGTGTATATCGACACCGACGATAATATCGACTCGGTATATAATAAGGTGGAACCCTTCGCCAAGAGCATCCCGATGCAGGCGTTACGTACGCTCACCCATCATTCGGGCTACGCAGACCACATCCGCACCGGCCGCTACGCCATCCATCCCGGCGACGGAGCCTTCAAGGTGTGGAGACATCTGAAGAACGGACTCCAGGAACCGATGAACCTCACCGTGCCTTCCGTGCGCACCATCGACAAGCTCTCGGCAGAACTCAGCAAGAAACTGATGCTCGACAGTCTGGAAATCCGAAAGGCACTCACCGACGAGGCCACCTGCGAGAAGTATGGCTACGACACAGCCACCATCGCCTGCATGTTCATCCCGAACACCTACGACATCTATTGGAACGTATCCGTCAGCAAACTGCTGGATAGAATGAAGAAGGAGAGCGACAAGTTCTGGAACTTTGAGCGCACCCAGAAGGCGAAGGCGATGAAGCTCACCCCGGTAGAGGTAATCACCCTGGCGAGCATCGTGGACGAAGAGACCGCCAACAACGCCGAGAAGCCGATGATTGCCGGCATGTATTACAACCGACTGATGCTCCGCAACGCCGAATATCCAGAAGGAATGCCGCTGCAGGCAGACCCAACCATCAAGTTCGCCTGGAAGCAGTTCGGGCTGAAGCGCATCTACAACAACCTGCTGAGTATCAAGAGCCCGTATAATACGTATAAGAATCCGGGACTTCCTCCTGGTCCTATCCGCATCCCTTCGGTGGCAGGCATCGACGCCGTGCTCAACCACGTAAAGCACGAGTACATCTACATGTGCGCCAAGGAGGATTTCAGCGGTACCCACAACTTCGCCCGCACCTATCAGGAGCACCTGCAGAATGCGGCTAAATACACCAAGGCACTCAACGAGAGAGGAATTAAGTAG
- a CDS encoding HAD family hydrolase, with translation MSPHAQFNYDTYIFDLDGTLLSTLQDLAASCNYALKKNGMPERTLDEVRRFVGNGVKLLMIRAVPDGEKNEKFEKAYADFRQHYMMHNLDTTQPYRGVMEMLRELKDRGKQIAVVSNKFYAATQALCRHFFGDLVEVAIGEREDIRKKPAPDTVNEALRQLHADRDGAVYIGDSDVDVMTAKNSGMPCISVLWGFRDLDFLIAHGAHIFVSTPGQIAGI, from the coding sequence ATGTCGCCTCATGCGCAGTTTAACTACGATACTTACATCTTCGACCTTGACGGTACGCTGCTCTCCACGCTGCAGGACTTGGCGGCTAGCTGCAACTACGCCCTGAAGAAGAACGGAATGCCCGAAAGAACCCTGGATGAGGTGCGCCGCTTTGTGGGAAACGGCGTGAAGCTGCTGATGATAAGAGCCGTTCCGGATGGCGAGAAGAACGAGAAGTTTGAGAAGGCGTATGCTGATTTCCGCCAGCATTACATGATGCACAATCTTGACACGACGCAGCCTTACAGGGGCGTGATGGAGATGCTGAGGGAACTGAAGGACAGGGGCAAGCAGATTGCCGTGGTGAGCAACAAGTTTTATGCGGCAACGCAGGCACTCTGCCGTCATTTCTTCGGCGACCTGGTAGAGGTGGCGATAGGAGAGCGTGAGGATATCAGGAAGAAACCGGCTCCTGATACCGTGAACGAAGCCTTGCGCCAGTTGCACGCCGATAGAGACGGGGCGGTTTACATTGGCGACAGCGATGTGGACGTGATGACGGCGAAGAACAGCGGAATGCCGTGCATCAGTGTGCTCTGGGGCTTCCGTGATTTGGATTTCCTCATCGCCCATGGTGCCCATATCTTCGTTTCTACTCCGGGACAGATTGCGGGAATATAA
- a CDS encoding LytR/AlgR family response regulator transcription factor, with amino-acid sequence MNCAIIDEDPGALELLKKYVDDTPTLNLIGAYPSAIHAVDGIRHNHLDILFLAIHMQQISGLEFAKIVPKNVKIIFTTAFKEYAIEAYKVNAFDYLVKPITHEDFMGACEKVFNSYMQDNKYNPIKRDKFLIVKSDFRYVRIPFEKILFVESLKDYVMFHLEGGECITTLSNLKRLEEKLPGEMFKRVHRSYLANMTNFDTIERMKMIYGKLAIPISESFKDEILKFIEEHEI; translated from the coding sequence TTGAATTGTGCAATAATAGACGAGGACCCAGGAGCCTTGGAGCTCCTGAAGAAGTACGTCGACGATACGCCGACGCTCAACCTCATTGGTGCCTATCCCAGCGCCATCCATGCAGTAGACGGTATTCGCCACAACCATCTGGATATACTCTTTCTTGCCATCCACATGCAGCAGATCAGCGGATTGGAGTTTGCCAAGATCGTACCCAAGAACGTAAAGATTATCTTCACCACTGCCTTCAAGGAATATGCCATCGAGGCTTATAAGGTGAACGCCTTCGACTATCTGGTGAAGCCGATAACCCACGAAGACTTCATGGGAGCCTGCGAGAAGGTGTTCAACAGCTACATGCAGGACAACAAGTACAATCCCATCAAGCGCGACAAGTTCCTGATTGTAAAGAGTGATTTCAGATATGTCCGCATTCCCTTCGAGAAGATTCTCTTCGTTGAGAGCCTGAAGGACTACGTGATGTTCCATCTGGAAGGAGGAGAATGCATCACGACGCTGAGCAACCTGAAAAGACTGGAGGAGAAACTGCCGGGGGAGATGTTCAAGCGGGTTCACCGTTCCTATCTTGCCAACATGACCAACTTCGACACCATCGAGCGCATGAAGATGATTTACGGCAAGTTGGCCATCCCGATTTCCGAATCCTTCAAGGACGAAATTCTCAAGTTCATCGAAGAGCACGAAATATAA
- a CDS encoding phosphatidylinositol-4-phosphate 5-kinase translates to MLALMLALSPLAASAQKISLGSCITRDGGQYKGEMVSGKPQGKGTTVYTNGDTYEGSYLKGKRSGYGVYTFSDGERYEGQWLQDQQHGKGTYYFQNNNKYVGLWFRDFQHGHGVMYYYNGDKYDGDWYKDKRQGRGTYTYSNGAQYKGQWMNDMKNGNGFFDWGDGTTYDGQWVDNQRSGKGTFKYADGDTYIGDWKDDIQDGKGIYKFHNGDVYEGDYAQGERTGEGIFRSANGSKYTGQFLDGQRSGQGTFIWKNGDIYVGSWKDDLQNGRGKLTKKNGDIYEGEFRKGHVDGNVVIHYANGNRFKGVYRNGKREGFCIEETKEGKRFEGNYKKDARDGRFVEKDRNGQVTAKGVYENGKRFED, encoded by the coding sequence ATGCTCGCCCTGATGCTGGCACTGTCGCCACTGGCAGCATCTGCCCAGAAAATCTCGCTCGGCTCCTGCATCACCCGCGACGGCGGACAGTATAAGGGCGAGATGGTGAGCGGAAAGCCGCAGGGCAAGGGAACCACCGTCTACACCAATGGCGACACCTACGAGGGTTCCTACCTGAAGGGCAAACGAAGCGGATATGGTGTCTACACCTTCTCCGACGGCGAACGCTACGAGGGACAGTGGCTGCAGGACCAGCAGCACGGAAAGGGCACGTATTATTTCCAGAACAATAATAAATATGTGGGACTCTGGTTCCGTGACTTCCAGCACGGACACGGCGTGATGTACTATTATAACGGCGATAAGTACGACGGCGACTGGTACAAGGACAAGCGACAGGGCAGGGGTACTTACACCTACTCGAACGGAGCGCAGTATAAAGGCCAGTGGATGAACGACATGAAGAACGGCAACGGATTCTTCGACTGGGGCGACGGAACCACTTACGACGGACAGTGGGTGGACAACCAGCGTTCGGGAAAGGGTACGTTCAAATATGCTGACGGCGACACCTACATCGGCGACTGGAAGGATGACATCCAGGACGGAAAGGGAATCTACAAGTTCCACAACGGCGACGTCTACGAGGGCGACTATGCCCAGGGCGAGCGCACCGGCGAGGGAATCTTCCGTTCAGCCAACGGCTCGAAATACACCGGACAGTTTCTCGACGGTCAGCGTTCGGGACAGGGTACCTTCATCTGGAAGAACGGTGATATCTACGTAGGTTCCTGGAAGGACGACCTGCAGAACGGCAGGGGCAAGTTGACCAAGAAGAACGGCGACATCTACGAGGGCGAGTTCAGAAAGGGTCATGTAGACGGCAACGTGGTGATTCACTACGCCAACGGCAACCGCTTCAAGGGCGTCTATCGCAACGGCAAGCGCGAGGGTTTCTGCATAGAGGAGACCAAGGAAGGCAAGCGCTTTGAGGGCAACTACAAGAAGGATGCCCGCGACGGCAGATTCGTGGAGAAAGACCGCAACGGCCAGGTAACAGCCAAGGGCGTTTATGAGAACGGAAAAAGATTTGAAGATTAA
- a CDS encoding YhcH/YjgK/YiaL family protein: protein MVIDTLDNLEKYVSLNPLFAEVVKFIKENDLAKLETGKHPIQGSDLFVNIAVAHGKTEEEATIEAHRQMIDIQIPLNTEETYGYSPVKDLPEVEYNEAKDCTLYPGVKAQTLVTCKPGQFAIFFPQDGHQPCIGKGDIHKAIFKVKA from the coding sequence ATGGTAATTGATACATTAGACAATTTGGAGAAATACGTTTCTCTCAATCCACTCTTCGCAGAAGTAGTGAAATTTATCAAGGAAAATGATCTCGCTAAGTTGGAGACTGGCAAGCACCCTATCCAGGGCAGCGACCTCTTCGTAAACATCGCCGTGGCTCACGGCAAGACAGAGGAAGAGGCTACCATCGAGGCTCACCGCCAGATGATCGACATCCAGATTCCGCTGAACACAGAGGAGACCTACGGCTACTCTCCAGTGAAGGACCTGCCAGAGGTGGAGTACAACGAGGCAAAGGATTGCACCCTGTATCCAGGAGTGAAGGCGCAGACACTGGTAACCTGCAAGCCAGGCCAGTTTGCCATCTTCTTCCCACAGGACGGTCATCAGCCATGCATCGGCAAGGGTGACATCCATAAGGCCATCTTCAAGGTAAAGGCTTAA
- a CDS encoding alpha amylase C-terminal domain-containing protein: MATEKKTSAKKTTATKTAAKACAKKTAAKKTVKAAAPKHIGLVKNDPYLADFEPAIVGRHEHALWKLGQLTRNGKITLSDFANGYDYFGLHKTEKGWVFREWAPNATDIYLIGDFNNWQESPKYRAKRIKGTGNWELKMPEKAMKHGDLFKMKVHWEGGEGERIPAWANRVVQDEQTKIFSAQVWSPEPYKWKKKTFKPCTAPLLIYECHIGMGQDAEKVGTYTEFKEKVLPRIIEDGYNCIQIMAIQEHPYYGSFGYHVSSFFAASSRFGTPEELKDLIDTAHQNGIAVIMDIVHSHAVKNELEGLGNLAGDPNQYFYPGDRHEHPAWDSLCFDYGKDEVMHFLLSNCKYWLSEYHFDGFRFDGVTSMLYYSHGLGEAFCNYGDYFNGHEDDNAICYLTLANCLIHEVNKNAITIAEEVSGMPGLAAKFTDGGYGFDYRMAMNIPDYWIKTIKELKDEDWKPSSIFWEIKNRRADEKTISYCESHDQALVGDKTIIFRLIDADMYWHFKKGDENDMVHRGIALHKMIRLATASTINGGYLNFMGNEFGHPEWIDFPREGNGWSYKYARRQWNLVDNHELCYHYLGDFDKEMLKTIKSEKNFNKTPVVEIWHNDGDQVLAYMRGDLLFVFNFSPTRSFTDYGFLVPTGAYSVVLDTDNKAFGGNGLNDDEMTHLTNYDPVYVNDRKEWLKLYLPARSALVLKKN, translated from the coding sequence ATGGCAACAGAAAAGAAAACTTCAGCTAAGAAGACAACAGCCACGAAGACCGCAGCCAAGGCTTGTGCCAAGAAGACTGCAGCCAAGAAAACAGTGAAGGCTGCTGCACCCAAACATATAGGACTGGTAAAGAACGACCCATACCTGGCAGACTTTGAGCCAGCCATCGTAGGCCGTCATGAACATGCACTCTGGAAACTGGGTCAGCTTACCCGCAACGGCAAGATTACGCTCAGCGACTTTGCCAACGGATACGACTACTTCGGACTGCACAAGACCGAGAAGGGATGGGTGTTCCGCGAGTGGGCACCTAACGCCACCGACATCTATCTGATCGGTGACTTCAACAACTGGCAGGAGTCGCCTAAATATCGCGCCAAGCGCATCAAGGGCACAGGCAACTGGGAGCTCAAGATGCCGGAGAAGGCGATGAAGCACGGCGACCTCTTCAAGATGAAGGTGCACTGGGAAGGCGGAGAAGGCGAGCGAATCCCTGCATGGGCCAACCGTGTGGTTCAGGACGAGCAGACCAAGATTTTCTCTGCACAGGTGTGGAGCCCGGAACCTTACAAGTGGAAGAAGAAGACCTTCAAGCCTTGCACCGCTCCGCTGCTCATCTACGAGTGTCACATCGGAATGGGACAGGATGCCGAGAAGGTGGGCACCTACACGGAATTCAAGGAAAAGGTGTTGCCACGTATCATTGAGGACGGTTACAACTGCATCCAGATCATGGCTATCCAGGAGCATCCTTACTACGGCTCCTTCGGCTACCACGTGAGCAGCTTCTTCGCAGCAAGCAGCCGCTTCGGAACGCCTGAGGAACTGAAGGACCTCATCGATACCGCCCATCAGAACGGAATCGCAGTCATCATGGACATCGTGCACTCGCACGCCGTGAAGAACGAGCTGGAAGGTCTGGGCAATCTTGCCGGCGACCCTAACCAGTATTTCTATCCGGGCGACAGACACGAGCATCCGGCTTGGGACAGCCTCTGCTTCGACTACGGAAAGGACGAGGTGATGCACTTCCTGCTGAGCAACTGCAAGTACTGGCTCAGCGAATACCACTTCGACGGTTTCCGCTTCGACGGTGTAACTTCCATGCTCTACTACAGCCACGGACTGGGCGAGGCATTTTGCAACTACGGCGACTACTTCAACGGTCACGAGGACGACAATGCCATCTGCTATCTGACCCTTGCCAACTGTCTGATTCACGAGGTGAACAAGAATGCCATCACCATAGCCGAGGAGGTGAGCGGAATGCCAGGACTGGCTGCCAAGTTTACCGACGGCGGCTACGGCTTCGACTACCGCATGGCGATGAACATTCCTGACTACTGGATCAAGACCATCAAGGAGCTGAAGGATGAAGACTGGAAGCCATCTAGCATCTTCTGGGAAATCAAGAACCGCCGTGCCGACGAGAAGACCATCTCCTACTGCGAGAGTCACGACCAGGCACTGGTGGGCGACAAGACCATCATCTTCCGCCTCATCGACGCCGACATGTACTGGCACTTCAAGAAGGGCGACGAGAACGATATGGTTCACCGCGGAATCGCCCTGCACAAGATGATCCGTCTTGCTACAGCATCAACCATCAACGGCGGCTACCTGAACTTCATGGGCAATGAGTTTGGCCACCCAGAGTGGATTGACTTCCCACGCGAGGGCAACGGATGGAGCTACAAGTACGCCCGCAGACAGTGGAACCTTGTGGACAACCATGAGCTCTGCTATCATTATCTGGGCGACTTCGACAAGGAGATGCTCAAGACCATCAAGAGTGAAAAGAACTTTAACAAGACACCGGTGGTGGAAATCTGGCACAACGATGGTGACCAGGTGCTCGCCTACATGCGCGGCGACCTGCTCTTCGTGTTCAACTTCTCGCCAACCCGCTCGTTTACCGACTATGGATTCCTGGTACCTACGGGAGCCTACAGCGTGGTACTCGACACCGACAACAAGGCATTTGGCGGTAATGGTCTGAACGACGACGAGATGACCCATCTTACCAACTACGACCCTGTATACGTGAACGATCGCAAGGAATGGCTGAAGCTTTACTTGCCGGCACGTTCGGCACTGGTGCTCAAGAAAAATTAA
- a CDS encoding DUF6057 family protein, with product MSNKRNSTAKMRFACAIIFFVFSYTYLACYQADILAVGQHVLSDGKTDYFYTLAPLLITAVCFLLQLGAYAATRVKRRFHGLTYFPSFLLLALITDVPNDIDVHHSLGWWWFFLPFSLLVWGGVMWVVRQLEPLEQEPHSFGWFSHYSWLNISQLLVMTIALLFIGNNDRLFHERMKMEHLMKEKQYEKALEVGRKSLQTDSSLTMLRIACLNETGQLGSELFTYPLVGGSEAMMPNGTSVKAMMWKYPGWMNKPSAWMVKHHLKYKIPADYQLCALLLDRKIDDFVRQVGKHYKLESAKLPTHYKEALVLYCHLRSHPIFEYHENVMDADYQDYQTMEAKYANPVERQSALRDTYGNTYWYYYQYGSK from the coding sequence ATGAGTAATAAAAGGAATAGCACGGCGAAGATGCGCTTCGCCTGTGCTATCATTTTTTTCGTATTCAGTTATACCTACCTGGCTTGTTACCAGGCAGACATCTTAGCCGTGGGGCAGCACGTACTGTCGGATGGAAAGACCGACTATTTCTATACGCTTGCGCCGCTCCTGATAACCGCCGTATGCTTTCTGCTGCAGTTGGGAGCATACGCCGCAACCCGCGTGAAGCGCCGCTTCCATGGGTTGACTTATTTCCCTTCATTTCTGTTGCTGGCTTTGATTACCGACGTTCCGAACGACATCGACGTTCATCATTCCCTGGGCTGGTGGTGGTTCTTCCTGCCATTCAGCCTGCTGGTGTGGGGCGGCGTGATGTGGGTGGTTCGCCAGCTGGAACCGCTTGAGCAGGAGCCTCATAGCTTCGGCTGGTTCTCGCACTACTCCTGGCTCAACATCAGCCAGCTGCTCGTGATGACCATCGCCCTGCTCTTCATCGGCAACAACGACAGGCTCTTCCACGAGCGAATGAAGATGGAACATCTGATGAAAGAAAAACAGTATGAAAAGGCATTAGAGGTGGGCAGGAAATCGCTGCAGACGGATTCGTCGCTCACGATGCTCCGCATCGCCTGCCTCAACGAAACAGGCCAGTTGGGCAGCGAGCTCTTCACCTATCCGCTGGTGGGCGGCAGCGAGGCGATGATGCCTAACGGAACCTCGGTGAAGGCGATGATGTGGAAGTATCCGGGATGGATGAACAAGCCGTCGGCATGGATGGTGAAGCATCATCTGAAGTATAAGATTCCTGCCGACTACCAGCTCTGCGCGCTCTTGCTGGACCGCAAGATAGACGATTTCGTGAGACAGGTGGGCAAGCATTACAAATTAGAATCGGCCAAGTTGCCTACCCATTACAAGGAGGCGCTGGTGCTCTATTGCCATCTGCGCAGTCATCCGATTTTCGAATACCACGAAAACGTGATGGATGCAGACTATCAGGATTACCAGACCATGGAGGCGAAGTACGCCAATCCGGTGGAACGCCAGTCGGCTCTGCGTGATACGTATGGCAACACCTATTGGTATTATTACCAGTATGGCAGCAAGTAA
- a CDS encoding DEAD/DEAH box helicase, giving the protein MIDRILDKLGIELNEMQQDSMNAILHGNQDVVVLSPTGSGKTLAYLLPVSQLVDAADDEPQAIVVTPGRELALQSATVLKNMGSGLRAMACYGGRAAMDEHRMMKQVRPQIIFGTPGRLNDHLDKGNFSPYHIKYLIIDEFDKCLEMGFQDEMSRLIKKLPGLRRHFLLSATEAEEIPRFVHMGRVDKIDYRMDEEQVPDRVHIYKVESPVKDKLESLGLLLRSLGDQSTIVFLNYRDSVERTNKYLVEQGFSTSFFHGGLEQKEREASLYRFSNGSANILVSTDLASRGLDIPDIDNIIHYHIPESEDGYIHRVGRTARWEAHGRAFFLLGPEEHIPEYVDSEVEDYEVPSADELPQPAKPRMATLYIGKGKKDKISKGDILGFLCKKGGLNSSEIGKIDVNDRYAYAAITRTKLRSVLNNVKGEKIKGVKTIVEEVR; this is encoded by the coding sequence ATGATAGATAGAATTTTAGATAAATTGGGCATTGAGCTCAATGAAATGCAGCAGGATTCGATGAACGCTATCCTGCACGGCAACCAGGATGTGGTGGTGCTTTCGCCAACGGGTAGCGGTAAGACGCTGGCTTATCTGCTGCCGGTTTCGCAACTGGTGGATGCTGCCGATGATGAGCCGCAGGCCATCGTGGTGACTCCGGGACGAGAACTGGCACTGCAGTCGGCTACCGTGCTCAAGAACATGGGCAGCGGACTGAGAGCCATGGCGTGCTACGGAGGTAGGGCTGCGATGGACGAGCATAGAATGATGAAGCAGGTGCGCCCGCAGATCATCTTCGGAACACCGGGCCGACTGAATGACCATCTGGACAAGGGAAACTTTTCGCCTTACCACATCAAATATCTCATTATCGATGAGTTTGACAAGTGTCTGGAGATGGGATTCCAGGACGAGATGAGCCGACTCATCAAGAAGTTGCCGGGTCTGCGCCGTCACTTCCTGCTTTCAGCCACCGAGGCAGAGGAGATTCCTCGCTTCGTTCACATGGGCAGGGTGGATAAGATAGATTATCGCATGGACGAGGAGCAGGTGCCAGACCGTGTACATATATATAAGGTGGAAAGTCCGGTGAAGGATAAGCTGGAGAGTCTCGGTCTGCTTCTCCGCAGTCTGGGCGACCAGAGCACCATCGTATTCCTCAACTATCGCGACAGTGTGGAGCGCACCAACAAGTATCTGGTGGAGCAGGGCTTCTCTACTTCGTTCTTCCATGGTGGACTGGAGCAGAAGGAGCGCGAAGCATCACTCTACCGATTCAGCAACGGCAGCGCCAATATCCTGGTGAGCACTGACCTCGCATCGCGTGGTCTTGACATTCCGGACATCGACAACATCATCCACTATCACATTCCGGAGAGCGAGGACGGCTACATCCACCGTGTGGGTAGAACAGCCCGCTGGGAAGCGCACGGAAGAGCCTTCTTCCTGTTGGGTCCTGAGGAGCACATTCCGGAGTACGTGGATTCAGAGGTGGAGGATTATGAAGTTCCATCTGCCGATGAGCTGCCGCAGCCAGCCAAACCAAGGATGGCTACCTTATATATAGGTAAGGGCAAGAAGGACAAGATCAGCAAGGGCGATATTCTTGGCTTCCTCTGCAAGAAGGGCGGACTGAACTCTTCTGAGATTGGAAAGATAGATGTGAACGACCGCTACGCCTATGCAGCCATCACCCGTACCAAGCTGCGCAGCGTGCTGAACAATGTGAAGGGCGAGAAAATCAAGGGTGTGAAGACCATTGTAGAAGAAGTGAGATAG
- the serC gene encoding 3-phosphoserine/phosphohydroxythreonine transaminase, with amino-acid sequence MKKYNFNAGPSMLPREVIENTAKQILDFNGSGLSLMEISHRAKDFQPVVDEAVSLFKELLDIPEGYSVIFLGGGASLQFMQIPANFLIKKAAYINSGTWAKKAMKEAKHFGEVVEIASSSDANYTFYPQVPNNVPADCDYLHLTSNNTIYGTELRVDPDVNVPLISDMSSDIMSRPVDVSKYTAIYAGAQKNLSMAGVTVIIVKDEMLGKAPREIPTMLDYRTHVEKGSMFNTPPVVPIYTLMENLRWLKANGGVEAADKRAHERAEVLYAEIDRNKLFKGTVEEASRSLMNICFVMNDEYKELEKPFLDFATERGMVGVKGHRSVGGFRASCYNAQTMEGVQALVKAMQDFEAQH; translated from the coding sequence ATGAAGAAGTACAATTTTAACGCAGGTCCATCAATGCTTCCACGCGAAGTGATTGAGAACACAGCAAAGCAGATTTTGGATTTTAATGGTTCAGGTCTTTCATTGATGGAAATCAGCCACCGTGCTAAGGATTTCCAGCCAGTTGTCGACGAGGCTGTCTCCCTCTTCAAGGAGCTTCTTGACATTCCTGAGGGTTACTCCGTAATCTTCCTTGGTGGTGGTGCGTCGCTGCAGTTTATGCAGATTCCTGCCAACTTCCTCATCAAGAAGGCTGCCTACATTAATTCTGGTACTTGGGCTAAGAAGGCTATGAAAGAGGCGAAGCATTTTGGTGAGGTCGTGGAGATCGCATCATCGTCGGACGCCAACTACACTTTCTACCCACAGGTGCCTAACAATGTGCCAGCTGATTGTGATTACTTGCATCTTACTAGCAACAATACAATTTATGGTACTGAGCTTCGTGTAGATCCAGACGTGAACGTGCCTTTGATTTCTGATATGTCTTCAGACATCATGAGCCGTCCTGTAGATGTTTCCAAGTACACTGCCATCTATGCAGGTGCTCAGAAGAACCTCTCTATGGCTGGTGTTACCGTCATCATCGTGAAGGATGAGATGCTGGGCAAGGCTCCTCGTGAGATTCCTACCATGCTCGACTATCGCACCCACGTAGAGAAGGGCAGTATGTTCAATACTCCTCCTGTGGTTCCTATCTACACCCTGATGGAGAACCTGCGCTGGTTGAAGGCGAATGGTGGTGTGGAAGCTGCTGACAAGCGTGCCCACGAGCGTGCTGAGGTGCTCTATGCTGAGATTGACCGCAACAAGCTCTTCAAGGGTACAGTGGAAGAGGCTTCCCGTTCATTGATGAACATCTGCTTCGTGATGAACGACGAGTACAAGGAGTTGGAAAAACCATTCCTTGACTTCGCTACAGAGCGTGGCATGGTAGGTGTCAAGGGACACCGCTCAGTGGGTGGTTTCCGTGCCAGCTGCTACAATGCACAGACCATGGAGGGTGTTCAGGCACTCGTCAAGGCAATGCAGGATTTTGAAGCACAGCACTAA
- a CDS encoding NAD(P)-dependent oxidoreductase: protein MKVLVATEKPFAAAAVEGIKKEIEGAGNELVLLEKYTEKAQLLDAVKDVDAMIIRSDKADAEVLDAAKNLKIIVRAGAGYDNIDLAAATAHNVVAENTPGQNSNAVAELVFGLLVFTVRNFYNGKAGSELKGKKLGILAFGNVGRNVARIAKGFGMEVAAYDAFCPADVIEAAGVHAVKSQDELFQTCDIVSLHIPATAETIKSIDYKTVNQLPKGGILINTARKEVINEPELLKLLAEREDLKFITDIKPDADADFAKFEGRYFSTPKKMGAQTAEANINAGIAAAKQINAFFADGCTKYQVNK, encoded by the coding sequence ATGAAAGTATTAGTTGCAACAGAAAAGCCATTCGCAGCGGCTGCTGTGGAAGGCATTAAGAAAGAAATAGAGGGAGCAGGCAACGAATTGGTGCTGCTCGAAAAATATACAGAGAAGGCTCAGCTTCTCGATGCAGTGAAGGATGTGGACGCGATGATTATCCGTTCTGACAAGGCTGACGCCGAGGTGCTCGACGCTGCCAAGAACCTGAAGATTATCGTTCGTGCAGGTGCAGGTTACGACAACATCGACCTGGCTGCTGCTACTGCTCACAACGTGGTGGCTGAGAATACTCCGGGTCAGAACTCCAACGCCGTTGCCGAGCTGGTATTCGGTCTGCTGGTTTTCACCGTTCGTAATTTCTACAACGGTAAGGCTGGTTCTGAGTTGAAGGGCAAGAAGTTGGGTATCCTGGCATTCGGTAATGTAGGTCGCAACGTGGCTCGTATCGCCAAGGGCTTCGGCATGGAGGTAGCTGCCTATGATGCCTTCTGCCCAGCAGATGTAATCGAGGCTGCCGGTGTTCACGCCGTGAAATCTCAGGATGAGTTGTTCCAGACTTGCGACATCGTTTCTCTTCATATCCCTGCTACTGCAGAGACCATCAAGAGCATCGACTATAAGACCGTGAACCAGTTGCCTAAGGGTGGTATTCTTATCAACACTGCCCGCAAGGAGGTAATCAATGAGCCAGAGCTCCTGAAACTTCTCGCTGAGCGTGAGGACTTGAAGTTCATCACCGACATCAAGCCAGATGCTGACGCCGACTTCGCAAAGTTCGAGGGCCGCTACTTCTCAACCCCAAAGAAGATGGGTGCGCAGACAGCCGAGGCTAACATCAATGCCGGTATTGCCGCAGCTAAGCAGATCAATGCGTTCTTTGCTGATGGCTGCACAAAATATCAAGTAAACAAATAA